Proteins encoded within one genomic window of Mya arenaria isolate MELC-2E11 chromosome 13, ASM2691426v1:
- the LOC128215225 gene encoding uncharacterized protein LOC128215225, which yields MVVIRYLPLFFALLWPSYGISQKKRVLLHGSDETATAIQLLTTQVNQLMAETTRLNLEIHDLKSHTGSIYTRWGRTVCPANGTMLIYNGFAAGNSLNAHGPADFMCLSADPVWAKYDDSSQGASSMVYGTEYEFSYQFSDGGAKLFGQNLQDHDAPCAVCLSSRSLSLMIPGRSECYPGWTKEYAGYIVSGAPSQISPTNYICLDQNAETERGDARNDNGKVVYLVEAACGSLPCPPYVQNREIPCVVCTK from the exons ATGGTCGTCATACGATACTTACCATTATTCTTTGCACTGCTATGGCCATCCTACGGGATAAGCCAGAAAAAGCGTGTACTTCTGCACGGATCTGATGAAACTGCCACAGCGATTCAGCTTCTTACAACTCAGGTGAATCAACTAATGGCCGAGACAACGCGGCTTAACCTAGAGATTCACGATTTGAAGTCACACACTG GATCAATTTACACAAGATGGGGGCGAACCGTTTGTCCAGCGAATGGTACAATGCTTATCTATAATGGATTTGCAGCAGGAAATTCTCTCAACGCCCACGGACCTGCTGACTTTATGTGCCTATCTGCTGACCCCGTATGGGCGAAATATGACGACTCGTCCCAGGGCGCCTCCTCAATGGTATACGGTACCGAATACGAGTTCTCATACCAATTCAGCGACGGCGGGGCAAAATTATTTGGCCAAAATCTTCAGGATCACGACGCTCCGTGCGCCGTTTGTCTTTCATCGCGATCGCTGTCCTTAATGATTCCAGGAAGAAGCGAGTGCTACCCGGGTTGGACAAAGGAATACGCGGGCTACATTGTATCCGGTGCCCCATCTCAGATCTCTCCAACGAATTACATATGCCTTGATCAGAATGCTGAAACTGAGAGGGGAGATGCGCGCAATGACAATGGAAAAGTTGTGTACTTGGTAGAGGCGGCTTGTGGGTCTCTTCCTTGTCCTCCTTACGTTCAAAACAGAGAAATTCCTTGCGTCGTATGCACTAAATAG